A DNA window from Nycticebus coucang isolate mNycCou1 chromosome 1, mNycCou1.pri, whole genome shotgun sequence contains the following coding sequences:
- the C1H5orf22 gene encoding UPF0489 protein C5orf22 homolog isoform X2, protein MPAVYAGHFSHVIWLHPTWAQQIREGKHCFLVGKDTSTTTIRVTSTDYYFLSDGLYVPEDQLENQKPLQLDVITVKSYKLCNNQEENDTASSAKKPKLTLESSEHTASTNCDSRSKGLGVDKVPQQSGQTLLEPSCSSTSQEHQTTASPGEILEILKNGDAFVLDIDLDFFSVKNPFKEMFTQEEYKILQELYQFKKPGTSLTEEDLVDIVDTRIHQLEDLEATFADLCDGDDEETVLRWASNPGMESLVPLVQSLKKRMEVPDYEMVHQAGLTCDYSELPHHISTEQEIECLIQSVYYLLKNLPKPTLVTIARSSLDDYCPPEQVDTIQEKVLNVLHSLYGTLDIHHVYSAESSPS, encoded by the exons ATGCCTGCAGTTTATGCTGGCCATTTTTCCCATGTAATATGGCTGCATCCCACATGGGCTCAGCAAATCAGAGAGGGCAAACACTGCTTTTTGGTAGGCAAAGACACTTCTACCACAACAATCAG GGTTACAAGTACAGATTATTACTTCCTCAGTGATGGTCTTTATGTACCTGAAGACCAACTGGAGAACCAAAAACCTTTACAATTGGATGTGATTACAGTAAAGTCTTACAAACTCTGTAATAATCAAGAAGAAAATGATACAGCGTCTTCTGCTAAGAAACCAAAGTTAACACTGGAAAGTTCAGAACACACTGCATCTACTAACTGTGACTCCCGCTCAAAAGGACTGGGGGTGGACAAAGTGCCACAGCAAAGTGGCCAAACTCTCCTAGAGCCATCATGTTCTTCTACTAGTCAGGAACACCAGACTACAGCCAGCCCTGGAGAAATTCTGGAAATTTTGAAGAATGGGGATGCATTTGTTTTAGATATtgacttggattttttttcagtCAAAAATCCCTTTAAGGAAATGTTTACTCAG gagGAGTATAAAATCTTACAAGAGCTATACCAGTTTAAAAAGCCTGGCACCAGCTTAACAGAG GAAGATTTGGTAGATATTGTTGATACTCGAATTCATCAATTAGAGGATTTAGAAGCTACTTTTGCTGATTTgtgtgatggtgatgatgaagaAACTGTGCTGCGGTGGGCTTCAAACCCTGG AATGGAATCACTGGTTCCACTCGTACAGAGTTTGAAAAAACGGATGGAAGTGCCAGACTATgaaatg gtTCACCAGGCTGGTCTAACCTGTGATTATTCAGAACTTCCTCATCACATCAGCACCGAACAAGAAATAGAGTGTCTTATTCAGTCTGTGTATTATTTACTAAAAAATTTACCAAAACCTACTCTTGTGACAATTGCAAG ATCAAGTCTGGATGATTACTGTCCTCCCGAGCAAGTTGACACCATTCAAGAAAAGGTCCTCAATGTACTACACTCCCTCTATGGGACTCTGGACATTCACCATGTGTATTCAGCAGAGTCTTCTCCATCTTGA
- the C1H5orf22 gene encoding UPF0489 protein C5orf22 homolog isoform X1: MSESAGEGAGLRHYPELPVWVVEDHQEVLPFIYRAIGSKHLPASNIRFLHFDSHPDLLIPVNMPADTVFDKETLFGELSIENWIMPAVYAGHFSHVIWLHPTWAQQIREGKHCFLVGKDTSTTTIRVTSTDYYFLSDGLYVPEDQLENQKPLQLDVITVKSYKLCNNQEENDTASSAKKPKLTLESSEHTASTNCDSRSKGLGVDKVPQQSGQTLLEPSCSSTSQEHQTTASPGEILEILKNGDAFVLDIDLDFFSVKNPFKEMFTQEEYKILQELYQFKKPGTSLTEEDLVDIVDTRIHQLEDLEATFADLCDGDDEETVLRWASNPGMESLVPLVQSLKKRMEVPDYEMVHQAGLTCDYSELPHHISTEQEIECLIQSVYYLLKNLPKPTLVTIARSSLDDYCPPEQVDTIQEKVLNVLHSLYGTLDIHHVYSAESSPS, encoded by the exons GTTCTACCTTTTATATACCGAGCCATAGGCTCCAAGCATCTTCCTGCCAGTAATAtaagatttttacattttgaCTCACATCCAGACCTTCTTATTCCTGTAAATATGCCAGCGGACACCGTTTTTGATAAGGAAACACTCTTTGG aGAATTGAGCATTGAAAATTGGATTATGCCTGCAGTTTATGCTGGCCATTTTTCCCATGTAATATGGCTGCATCCCACATGGGCTCAGCAAATCAGAGAGGGCAAACACTGCTTTTTGGTAGGCAAAGACACTTCTACCACAACAATCAG GGTTACAAGTACAGATTATTACTTCCTCAGTGATGGTCTTTATGTACCTGAAGACCAACTGGAGAACCAAAAACCTTTACAATTGGATGTGATTACAGTAAAGTCTTACAAACTCTGTAATAATCAAGAAGAAAATGATACAGCGTCTTCTGCTAAGAAACCAAAGTTAACACTGGAAAGTTCAGAACACACTGCATCTACTAACTGTGACTCCCGCTCAAAAGGACTGGGGGTGGACAAAGTGCCACAGCAAAGTGGCCAAACTCTCCTAGAGCCATCATGTTCTTCTACTAGTCAGGAACACCAGACTACAGCCAGCCCTGGAGAAATTCTGGAAATTTTGAAGAATGGGGATGCATTTGTTTTAGATATtgacttggattttttttcagtCAAAAATCCCTTTAAGGAAATGTTTACTCAG gagGAGTATAAAATCTTACAAGAGCTATACCAGTTTAAAAAGCCTGGCACCAGCTTAACAGAG GAAGATTTGGTAGATATTGTTGATACTCGAATTCATCAATTAGAGGATTTAGAAGCTACTTTTGCTGATTTgtgtgatggtgatgatgaagaAACTGTGCTGCGGTGGGCTTCAAACCCTGG AATGGAATCACTGGTTCCACTCGTACAGAGTTTGAAAAAACGGATGGAAGTGCCAGACTATgaaatg gtTCACCAGGCTGGTCTAACCTGTGATTATTCAGAACTTCCTCATCACATCAGCACCGAACAAGAAATAGAGTGTCTTATTCAGTCTGTGTATTATTTACTAAAAAATTTACCAAAACCTACTCTTGTGACAATTGCAAG ATCAAGTCTGGATGATTACTGTCCTCCCGAGCAAGTTGACACCATTCAAGAAAAGGTCCTCAATGTACTACACTCCCTCTATGGGACTCTGGACATTCACCATGTGTATTCAGCAGAGTCTTCTCCATCTTGA